One stretch of Jiangella gansuensis DSM 44835 DNA includes these proteins:
- a CDS encoding metallophosphoesterase family protein, with translation MSVLRPPFVLVAASAVAFCTLIGASLSATTAAAPAVPAPASSTDPVGALSLLTDPFLQAPKADGVNVVWFTEYAGDAHVVLLGESVGRLGMAQLKAAAMGARLPGIRRVEAETTRLSQVAEDAASNVPADRRPAPADGVVERAVWRHEATLTGLTAGERVPYRVVSTQRARFGASGTFRLQPAPVAGQDLRILLTSDHQAMVNTPANLQKAAETIGDIDAVFLAGDLVNIPDRASEWFDDTRGSAFFPVLQGNGGRVATNGRSYAGGEIIQNAPLYPAVGNHEVQGRRAGATSLNTSFNAPVPRAVAEAAYEAVADDVNPTGDPAVRERWIADNSFSTTTYEEIFTLPDDSPGGETYYAVTVGDVRLISLYSTRIWRGTTANPDPAARTATTRYQESRATLDNPLAQGYGEHIFEAIDASSEQYAWLTEELASEEFATAKYRVVMLHEGPQGLGDNVMPAFTDPVRIEERSADGTLTGVRYEYPASENHLLQDLQPLLENAGVDLVQNGHSHLWNRFVGANGVTNYLETSNTGNSYGAFHELSGRTRPVPPAPWNPANYWALGNPGGLAPIVPTENPHRSADGTPLPFVQSNDHAVFTVLDTGAGEVVSYSYDLRTPDADPVVLDRFSVQR, from the coding sequence GTGTCCGTACTCCGCCCGCCGTTCGTCCTCGTCGCGGCGTCCGCCGTCGCCTTCTGCACGCTGATCGGGGCGTCACTCTCCGCGACGACGGCGGCAGCGCCGGCCGTCCCTGCGCCGGCGTCCTCGACCGATCCGGTCGGAGCGCTGTCGCTGCTCACAGATCCGTTCCTGCAGGCGCCCAAGGCCGACGGCGTGAATGTCGTGTGGTTCACCGAGTACGCCGGCGACGCACACGTCGTTCTCCTCGGTGAGAGTGTCGGCCGGCTCGGCATGGCGCAGCTCAAGGCCGCGGCGATGGGGGCCCGGCTGCCGGGGATCCGCCGAGTCGAGGCGGAGACGACGCGGCTGTCCCAGGTGGCTGAGGACGCCGCCTCGAACGTCCCGGCCGACCGGCGGCCTGCTCCGGCGGACGGCGTCGTCGAGCGCGCCGTATGGCGGCACGAGGCCACCCTCACCGGGCTGACCGCCGGTGAGCGGGTGCCGTACCGCGTCGTCAGCACCCAGCGGGCCCGGTTCGGCGCGTCCGGAACGTTCCGGCTGCAGCCCGCACCCGTCGCCGGTCAGGACCTGAGGATCCTGCTCACCAGTGACCACCAGGCCATGGTCAACACACCGGCCAACCTTCAGAAGGCCGCGGAGACGATCGGCGACATCGACGCGGTGTTCCTGGCCGGCGACCTGGTCAACATCCCCGACCGCGCCTCGGAGTGGTTCGACGACACGCGCGGGAGCGCCTTCTTCCCCGTGCTGCAGGGCAACGGCGGCCGTGTCGCCACCAACGGCCGAAGCTACGCCGGCGGCGAGATCATCCAGAACGCGCCCCTCTACCCTGCTGTCGGCAATCACGAAGTCCAGGGCCGGCGCGCGGGCGCCACCAGCCTGAACACGTCGTTCAACGCACCGGTCCCCCGTGCCGTCGCCGAGGCCGCCTACGAGGCGGTCGCCGACGACGTCAACCCCACCGGCGACCCGGCGGTGCGTGAGCGGTGGATCGCCGACAACTCCTTCTCCACCACCACCTATGAGGAGATCTTCACCCTGCCCGACGACTCCCCCGGCGGCGAGACCTACTACGCCGTCACCGTCGGCGACGTACGGCTCATCTCCCTGTACTCCACCCGCATCTGGCGCGGCACGACCGCGAACCCCGACCCCGCAGCCCGCACCGCCACCACCCGCTACCAGGAGTCCCGCGCCACGCTGGACAACCCGCTCGCCCAGGGATACGGCGAGCACATCTTCGAAGCCATCGACGCCTCCAGCGAGCAGTACGCCTGGCTCACCGAGGAACTGGCCAGCGAGGAGTTCGCCACCGCGAAGTACCGCGTCGTCATGCTCCACGAAGGACCGCAGGGCCTCGGCGACAACGTCATGCCGGCCTTCACCGACCCGGTCCGCATCGAGGAACGCTCCGCCGACGGCACGCTGACCGGCGTCCGCTATGAATACCCGGCCAGCGAGAACCACCTGCTCCAGGACCTGCAGCCGCTGCTGGAGAACGCCGGCGTCGACCTCGTCCAGAACGGCCACAGCCACCTCTGGAACCGCTTCGTCGGCGCCAACGGCGTCACGAACTACCTGGAGACCTCCAACACCGGCAACAGCTACGGCGCCTTCCACGAGCTCAGCGGCCGCACCCGCCCGGTGCCGCCCGCGCCATGGAACCCGGCCAACTACTGGGCGCTCGGCAACCCCGGCGGGCTGGCGCCGATCGTCCCGACAGAGAACCCGCACCGGTCCGCCGACGGCACCCCGTTGCCGTTCGTGCAGAGCAACGACCACGCCGTCTTCACCGTGCTCGACACCGGCGCCGGCGAGGTCGTCAGCTACTCCTACGACCTGCGCACCCCCGACGCCGACCCCGTCGTTCTCGACCGCTTCTCCGTCCAACGGTAG
- a CDS encoding haloacid dehalogenase type II — MALRPLVIAFDVIETLFPLEPLRRRLVRAGQPGHVLEVWFARLLRDAFALVATDSYRSFGEIAASALRSSTGGELDDEQARAVLAGFAELDPHPDVVPAVELAREARVRMVTLTNGSAQTTSTLLRRAGIAHDIEQVLSVDDVQRWKPAPQIYLHAAHRTDVVPARVALVAAHAWETHGAHRAGLTTGWVARLEDDFPAVFEPPDVTGRDLVEVVRGLLALPSEPAHRGTSVES, encoded by the coding sequence ATGGCGTTACGCCCGTTGGTCATCGCCTTCGACGTGATCGAGACGTTGTTCCCGCTGGAGCCGCTCCGGCGCCGGCTGGTGCGGGCCGGCCAGCCGGGTCATGTCCTGGAGGTGTGGTTCGCCCGCCTGCTGCGCGATGCGTTCGCGCTGGTGGCGACTGACAGCTACCGCTCCTTCGGTGAGATCGCCGCCAGCGCGCTGCGATCGTCCACCGGCGGCGAACTTGACGACGAACAGGCCCGTGCCGTCCTGGCCGGGTTCGCCGAGCTGGACCCGCACCCCGACGTCGTGCCCGCCGTGGAGCTGGCCCGCGAGGCGAGGGTCCGGATGGTGACGCTGACCAACGGCTCGGCGCAGACCACCAGCACCTTGCTGCGGCGCGCCGGAATCGCCCACGACATCGAACAGGTGCTGTCGGTCGACGACGTCCAACGGTGGAAGCCCGCACCGCAGATCTACCTGCACGCCGCGCACCGCACCGACGTCGTGCCGGCCCGGGTGGCGCTCGTGGCCGCCCACGCCTGGGAGACCCACGGTGCCCACCGCGCCGGCCTGACCACCGGCTGGGTGGCGAGGCTCGAGGACGACTTCCCGGCCGTGTTCGAACCGCCGGACGTCACTGGTCGTGACCTCGTCGAGGTCGTGCGGGGTCTGCTGGCCCTGCCGAGTGAGCCCGCGCACCGTGGAACGTCAGTCGAGTCATAG
- a CDS encoding TetR/AcrR family transcriptional regulator: MGRPRMFDEASVLEAAAGEFRVYGFADTSTEQLCEAAGVRRSSLYNAFTSKDELFVRALEHYVSTIRERQAAILADDALRGAERLRALIDIVISEEQDASERGHAAGCMVVQSFMSPGLRERDERVARILDRDLRERTALLAGAIRAGQIDGSVAGGVDPDDGAVLVSTVISGLRVTAQAGVDAETLRRVALSGLRALLR, encoded by the coding sequence ATGGGAAGGCCACGCATGTTCGACGAAGCCTCCGTGCTCGAGGCCGCGGCCGGCGAGTTCCGGGTCTACGGGTTCGCCGACACCTCCACCGAGCAGCTCTGCGAGGCGGCCGGCGTTCGGCGCAGCAGTCTCTACAACGCGTTCACCTCGAAGGACGAGCTGTTCGTGCGCGCACTGGAACACTACGTCAGCACGATCCGCGAGCGCCAGGCGGCAATCCTCGCCGACGACGCGCTGCGCGGAGCGGAGCGGTTGCGCGCGCTGATCGACATCGTCATCAGTGAGGAGCAGGACGCCTCCGAGCGTGGTCATGCGGCCGGCTGCATGGTGGTGCAGAGCTTTATGAGCCCCGGCCTGCGCGAGCGGGACGAGCGCGTCGCGCGCATCCTCGACCGCGACCTGCGGGAGCGGACCGCGCTCTTGGCGGGAGCCATTCGTGCCGGTCAGATCGACGGGTCCGTCGCGGGCGGAGTCGACCCGGACGACGGGGCGGTGCTCGTCAGCACCGTCATCTCGGGGTTGCGCGTCACCGCGCAGGCCGGCGTCGACGCCGAGACTCTCCGGCGGGTCGCACTGTCCGGGCTCCGCGCTCTCCTGCGCTGA
- a CDS encoding MFS transporter, protein MTTVTTTVPATNREVPLAVYVLAAGVFAMVTSEFAVAGLMPQLAAGLGTGIEQVGYLVTIFAAAMAVGGPVLTVALLRVPPKTALMIVFALFLVGNVIAALASGYPMMVVARVVSGAASQAFFGIAVSMSVRLVDERMRGRAVAVVMNGLMLGTLLGLPMATFIGGRLGWQSAFWAISLITLAAAALTHGAVRNPAAPVGADAQAPEGMGSELAVLRRPQFLLALASSTLIIGATFSAFSFFTPILTRVTGFSEGIVPVLLLVYGAATLIGNIVVGRLADRHTVSTLLVGTGLNALFLAGFALFTDVPPLALAFMLGIGLVGVTMNPAMAVRVQRAGSTAPLVNTVHGSVITLGVMIGSAGGSALIPIHGLRAPIFLGIALAALAVLAILPALASPYLRHGNDAGTASGADVLQRGS, encoded by the coding sequence TTGACCACCGTCACGACCACTGTCCCCGCCACAAACAGGGAGGTCCCGCTCGCGGTGTACGTCCTGGCCGCCGGCGTCTTCGCGATGGTGACCAGCGAGTTCGCCGTCGCCGGCCTCATGCCTCAGTTGGCCGCAGGGCTCGGCACCGGGATCGAGCAGGTCGGCTACCTCGTGACGATCTTCGCCGCTGCGATGGCCGTCGGCGGCCCGGTCCTCACCGTCGCCCTGCTGCGCGTGCCGCCGAAGACCGCACTGATGATCGTGTTCGCCCTTTTCCTGGTCGGCAACGTCATCGCCGCCCTAGCCTCGGGTTATCCGATGATGGTGGTCGCGCGGGTCGTCAGCGGCGCGGCCTCGCAGGCGTTCTTCGGGATCGCGGTGTCGATGAGCGTCCGACTGGTCGATGAGCGGATGCGCGGCCGTGCAGTCGCGGTCGTGATGAACGGGCTGATGCTCGGCACCCTGCTCGGTCTGCCCATGGCGACGTTCATCGGCGGCCGGCTCGGCTGGCAGTCCGCGTTCTGGGCGATCTCGCTGATCACCCTGGCCGCCGCGGCCCTGACGCACGGAGCCGTGCGCAACCCCGCCGCACCAGTCGGCGCCGATGCGCAAGCTCCGGAGGGGATGGGCTCGGAGCTCGCGGTGCTGCGTAGGCCGCAGTTCCTGCTCGCTCTCGCCTCCAGCACGCTCATCATCGGCGCGACGTTCTCAGCGTTCAGCTTCTTCACCCCGATCCTCACTCGGGTCACCGGGTTCTCCGAAGGCATCGTGCCCGTGCTGCTGCTCGTCTACGGCGCTGCGACCCTGATCGGCAACATCGTCGTGGGGCGGCTGGCGGACCGGCACACCGTGTCCACGCTCTTGGTCGGCACCGGCCTGAACGCACTCTTCCTGGCCGGGTTCGCGCTCTTCACAGATGTGCCGCCATTGGCGCTCGCATTCATGCTCGGCATCGGCTTGGTGGGAGTGACGATGAACCCGGCGATGGCCGTGCGCGTGCAGCGCGCCGGCAGCACCGCGCCCCTTGTGAACACTGTGCACGGCTCAGTCATCACGCTTGGGGTCATGATCGGCTCAGCCGGCGGCTCCGCACTGATCCCGATCCACGGGCTCCGCGCGCCGATCTTCTTGGGTATCGCTCTGGCGGCGCTGGCGGTCCTCGCCATCCTGCCCGCCCTCGCCAGCCCCTACCTGCGACACGGAAACGACGCCGGTACTGCGTCGGGGGCGGATGTTCTCCAGCGCGGCAGCTGA